One genomic window of Biomphalaria glabrata chromosome 9, xgBioGlab47.1, whole genome shotgun sequence includes the following:
- the LOC106072014 gene encoding uncharacterized protein LOC106072014 — translation MNNEAMHRTYICVGRTGTGKSSLCNTILGANKFRESDSSTSVTSAPELAKSINLGYSLTVVDTPGVMDTAVNSDKSKKKSCDEMIQAMVQCPEEGKRALLLVLKYGDRFTEETRKCVDIIETIFGDQCLEKCCIIVFTHGEAFDINNEETNISFENWCQMQHGDLEPLLQRCEYRCLLFRNKTRDTGVIRQQIESLIRMTDNLDESYTQEKFEAARYKHKRLILESKLPELLKNYDLQLNELQEKTNINLVKDRNMEKLDSFKEEAKEMLITLQSEDEGIYYSEGELSLFHQQKVRAKQIVKQIHIQQMYKLKLELTTSINMFKLKIQTSEQSSTLDQLEDEIKQFFARFSDFGLIIDRDTITADLERDSFIGKSEDIQHFEEVNALIHELYKLMAEKRMWLSERMNEDELKRKIRILRQRLNSIPASETNSQQAEQVLKEATELLNTVKPSRAFEKLLEDLKDIVAESELKIELCERNKKNAVFEAMFSIATGALGILGTAAGLSRHAIARGLSRMMPGIASISRSAFDFIRRTKH, via the coding sequence atgaaTAACGAGGCCATGCATCGCACGTACATTTGTGTTGGTAGAACCGGCACTGGAAAAAGCTCTTTGTGCAACACCATCCTGGGTGCAAACAAATTTAGAGAGTCAGACTCAAGTACGTCCGTAACGTCTGCTCCAGAGTTGGCCAAGTCCATTAATCTTGGCTATAGCCTCACTGTAGTTGACACCCCCGGCGTAATGGATACTGCTGTGAACAGTGATAAATCCAAGAAGAAAAGTTGTGACGAGATGATTCAAGCGATGGTTCAATGCCCAGAAGAAGGCAAACGAGCTCTTCTGTTAGTCCTGAAATACGGAGATCGATTTACTGAAGAGACCAGAAAGTGTGTGGACATCATTGAGACAATATTTGGAGATCAATGTCTGGAAAAATGCTGTATTATTGTCTTCACGCATGGAGAGGCTTTTGATATAAACAATGAGGAAACAAACATTTCCTTTGAAAATTGGTGCCAAATGCAACATGGAGACTTAGAGCCTTTATTACAAAGATGTGAATACAGGTGTTTATTGTTTCGAAATAAAACTAGAGACACGGGAGTCATCAGACAACAGATTGAAAGTCTGATACGAATGACAGACAATCTGGATGAAAGTTATACTCAAGAGAAATTCGAAGCCGCCAGATATAAACATAAAAGGCTAATTTTAGAATCCAAATTACCTGAGCTGTTAAAAAACTATGATCTTCAACTGAACGAACTACAAGAAAAGACAAATATCAATCTCGTTAAAGATAGAAACATGGAGAAACTCGATTCTTTTAAAGAGGAAGCAAAGGAAATGCTGATAACGTTACAGTCAGAAGATGAAGGCATCTACTACAGTGAAGGTGAATTGAGTTTATTTCACCAGCAAAAAGTGAGAGCTAAACAGATAGTGAAACAAATTCATATTCAACAAATGTACAAACTGAAACTGGAGTTGACAACTTCTATAAACatgtttaaacttaaaattcaGACTAGTGAACAGTCAAGTACATTGGATCAACTTGAAGATGAGATAAAGCAATTCTTCGCACGATTTTCAGACTTTGGCTTAATTATAGACAGAGATACGATAACAGCGGATTTGGAAAGAGACAGCTTTATTGGTAAGTCTGAAGATATACAGCATTTTGAGGAGGTGAATGCCTTAATACATGAACTCTATAAACTGATGGCCGAGAAAAGAATGTGGTTGAGTGAAAGAATGAATGAAGACGAGTTGAAGAGAAAAATACGAATTCTTAGACAAAGGTTGAATTCGATTCCAGCGTCAGAGACTAATAGCCAACAGGCGGAACAGGTCTTGAAAGAAGCAACGGAACTTTTGAACACTGTAAAACCGAGCAGGGCTTTTGAGAAATTACTTGAAGATCTCAAGGACATAGTAGCCGAGTCCGAGCTAAAAATAGAACtatgtgagagaaataaaaagaatgcAGTCTTTGAGGCAATGTTTTCTATAGCCACAGGCGCCCTAGGCATCCTCGGTACTGCAGCTGGCTTGAGTCGGCATGCCATTGCAAGAGGCCTTAGTAGAATGATGCCAGGCATTGCCTCGATTTCGAGATCTGCTTTTGACTTCATACGAAGGACTAAACATTGA